The Pseudofrankia inefficax genome window below encodes:
- a CDS encoding SAF domain-containing protein encodes MTTRTVRSASHVVWPTAAAAAPMLLPTDVRVGIVGTGYTARGLAHVLSRTPRLTVSSVLTRRPIDEVDGPWAGLLTHSTDRLIAQSDLVIITTGDPVHGTEVAVQALAARLPVITMDAELQVTAGSYLASLGVVVEAQGDQPGSLALLAHEVRQMGLTPLVYGNIKGFLNHHPKPAEMAYWAERQGISLTQVTSFTDGTKLQIEQALVANGLGATIARRGLLGPRTDSVPTGALPLAEAAATLGTPIADYVLPERGNPGVFVVATFEEELGEFLRYYKVRLGDSPYVLLERPFHLCNLEVPLTVDRLLRGDPVAFNNGPRPRVGVAAVAKRPLAAGERIETAIGGFEVRGEAVLIADEPDHVPIGLLAGATVERPVAAGETVRFADVSVPESLALRAWRWTLDAACSTPGVAGQGRAASLPLQPGVRP; translated from the coding sequence ATGACTACAAGAACCGTGCGATCCGCCTCCCACGTCGTGTGGCCGACCGCCGCCGCCGCGGCGCCGATGCTGCTGCCGACCGATGTCAGAGTCGGGATCGTCGGTACCGGCTACACCGCGCGCGGCCTCGCGCACGTGCTGAGCCGGACCCCGCGGCTGACCGTGTCCAGCGTCCTCACCCGGCGCCCGATCGACGAGGTCGACGGGCCGTGGGCCGGGCTGCTGACGCACTCGACCGACCGCCTGATCGCCCAGTCGGACCTCGTCATCATCACCACCGGGGACCCGGTGCACGGGACCGAGGTCGCCGTCCAGGCCCTGGCCGCCAGACTGCCGGTCATCACGATGGACGCCGAGCTGCAGGTGACCGCCGGCTCCTACCTGGCGAGCCTCGGAGTGGTCGTCGAGGCCCAGGGCGACCAGCCAGGCAGCCTCGCCCTGCTCGCGCACGAGGTCCGCCAGATGGGCCTGACCCCGCTGGTCTACGGCAACATCAAGGGCTTCCTGAACCATCACCCGAAGCCGGCGGAGATGGCCTACTGGGCCGAGCGCCAGGGGATCTCGCTGACCCAGGTCACGTCGTTCACGGACGGCACCAAGCTCCAGATCGAGCAGGCGCTGGTCGCCAACGGCCTGGGGGCCACGATCGCCCGCCGCGGCCTGCTCGGGCCGCGCACCGACTCCGTGCCGACCGGTGCCCTGCCGCTCGCCGAGGCGGCGGCCACCCTTGGCACGCCGATCGCCGACTACGTGCTCCCGGAGCGGGGCAACCCGGGCGTGTTCGTCGTCGCGACCTTCGAGGAGGAGCTCGGCGAGTTCCTCCGGTACTACAAGGTCCGGCTCGGAGACTCGCCCTACGTGCTCCTGGAGCGGCCGTTCCACCTGTGCAACCTGGAGGTCCCGCTCACGGTCGACCGGCTGCTGCGCGGCGACCCGGTCGCCTTCAACAACGGCCCGCGCCCGCGGGTCGGTGTGGCGGCCGTGGCCAAGCGCCCGCTCGCGGCGGGGGAGCGGATCGAGACCGCGATCGGCGGGTTCGAGGTGCGCGGCGAGGCGGTGCTGATCGCCGACGAGCCCGACCACGTGCCGATCGGCCTGCTGGCCGGCGCGACCGTCGAGCGTCCGGTGGCCGCCGGCGAGACGGTGCGGTTCGCCGACGTGTCCGTGCCGGAGAGCCTGGCCCTGCGGGCCTGGCGCTGGACGCTCGACGCGGCGTGCTCGACGCCGGGCGTCGCCGGCCAGGGCCGGGCGGCGTCCCTGCCGCTGCAGCCGGGCGTCCGTCCGTAG
- a CDS encoding apiosidase-like domain-containing protein — MPSSGVPDASRRGVPCFLADTWWFALTGRLSDDRFAELARLRAAQGFTAVQLVVGIPPEVGPGNRNAWSTVGPAWFPDGRPNPGYLDRAREKIQALNAAGLTAVVYGCWGHQLAWLGVPGAQRWWDRLVERLDDLDVLYCVSGETNLWIGTESLLLPDRTTDDLIPAAVRSQLSSRVLAHRGSPAARAVLRRLWRSYVHNRYAGAVGARRAGWDAVLTGLATSTDRPLLAHVISGETSADALDRDDLLAAVTVQTGHDPASRRLLWEWPARVAERFPGRPFINLEPWYEGILDDFGTDDQLFAYWVSMLSGAAAYCYGAHGMWNVGDGAFLAHWGKQSLDDAAALATPALLGASHRVLRAAGWPDAAGTTTVDAAGGTLRSITRSRPGGAGAVTYFPDGSLAGPARTAAGARYFAPDLGEFVAHAAREGPLVVLT, encoded by the coding sequence ATGCCGTCGTCAGGAGTGCCGGACGCGTCCCGCCGGGGCGTTCCATGCTTCCTGGCCGACACATGGTGGTTCGCGCTCACCGGGCGCCTCTCCGACGACCGGTTCGCCGAGCTGGCCCGGCTGCGCGCCGCCCAGGGCTTCACCGCCGTGCAGCTCGTCGTCGGCATCCCGCCCGAGGTCGGCCCCGGCAACCGCAACGCCTGGAGCACGGTCGGGCCGGCCTGGTTCCCGGACGGGCGCCCCAACCCCGGGTACCTCGACCGGGCCAGGGAGAAGATCCAGGCCCTCAACGCCGCCGGGCTCACCGCGGTCGTCTACGGCTGCTGGGGCCATCAGCTCGCCTGGCTCGGCGTGCCCGGCGCCCAGCGCTGGTGGGACCGCCTCGTCGAGCGGCTCGACGACCTCGACGTCCTGTACTGCGTGAGCGGCGAGACCAATCTGTGGATCGGCACCGAGTCCCTGCTGCTGCCGGACCGGACCACCGACGACCTGATCCCCGCCGCCGTCAGGAGCCAGCTGTCCAGCCGGGTGCTGGCCCACCGTGGGTCCCCGGCGGCGCGGGCGGTGCTGCGGCGGCTGTGGCGCTCCTACGTCCACAACCGGTATGCCGGCGCCGTTGGGGCCCGCCGCGCGGGCTGGGACGCCGTCCTGACCGGCCTCGCCACGTCGACCGACCGGCCGCTGCTCGCGCACGTGATCTCTGGCGAGACCAGCGCCGACGCCCTGGACCGCGACGACCTGCTCGCCGCCGTCACCGTGCAGACCGGGCATGACCCGGCGAGCCGGCGCCTGCTCTGGGAGTGGCCCGCGCGGGTCGCCGAGCGCTTCCCCGGGCGGCCGTTCATCAACCTGGAGCCCTGGTACGAGGGCATCCTCGACGACTTCGGCACCGACGACCAGCTCTTCGCCTACTGGGTGTCGATGCTGTCCGGCGCGGCGGCCTACTGCTACGGCGCCCACGGGATGTGGAACGTCGGCGACGGCGCGTTCCTCGCGCACTGGGGCAAGCAGAGCCTCGATGACGCCGCCGCGCTGGCCACCCCGGCGCTGCTCGGCGCGAGCCACCGGGTGCTGCGGGCGGCCGGCTGGCCGGACGCCGCCGGCACGACCACGGTCGACGCCGCGGGCGGCACGTTGCGGTCCATCACCCGGTCCAGACCCGGCGGCGCGGGCGCGGTGACGTACTTCCCCGACGGCTCGCTCGCCGGCCCGGCGCGGACCGCGGCCGGTGCCCGCTACTTCGCCCCTGACCTGGGTGAGTTCGTCGCGCACGCGGCCCGGGAGGGCCCACTCGTGGTGCTGACCTGA
- a CDS encoding TetR/AcrR family transcriptional regulator, with amino-acid sequence MPRPPARPAGEKSTREQILDVALDLFTTEGFEKTSLREIAERMGFSKAALYYHFASKDDILLALHLRLHDLGQATIDRFDWDRVAPGDWVGLLDEFIDQLFDNRKLFLLHMRNHAALEKIAHSHPHGEANHDIEERFRALLTDTRVPRAQRLRLSFAFGAVAAGMAMSSEVFDDLPVDELRMELRSAVRDLLRPVSASGTPASPAEPDQERPQPVTA; translated from the coding sequence ATGCCCAGGCCGCCGGCACGACCCGCGGGCGAGAAGAGCACGCGGGAACAGATCCTCGACGTCGCCCTGGACCTGTTCACGACGGAGGGCTTCGAGAAGACGTCGCTGCGTGAGATCGCCGAGCGGATGGGCTTCTCGAAGGCGGCGCTCTACTACCACTTCGCCAGCAAGGACGACATCCTGCTGGCTCTGCATCTGCGGCTGCACGACCTCGGTCAGGCCACCATCGACCGGTTCGACTGGGACCGGGTCGCCCCGGGCGACTGGGTGGGCCTGCTCGACGAGTTCATCGACCAGCTGTTCGACAACCGGAAGCTGTTCCTGCTGCACATGCGCAACCACGCGGCGCTGGAGAAGATCGCGCATTCGCATCCCCACGGTGAGGCGAACCACGACATCGAGGAGCGGTTCCGCGCGCTGCTGACGGACACCCGCGTGCCGCGCGCGCAGCGGCTGCGGCTGTCGTTCGCGTTCGGCGCGGTGGCGGCGGGGATGGCGATGTCCAGCGAGGTGTTCGACGACCTCCCGGTCGACGAGCTGCGGATGGAGCTCCGCTCGGCCGTCCGGGATCTGCTTCGTCCCGTGTCCGCCTCCGGGACGCCCGCGTCGCCCGCGGAGCCCGACCAGGAGCGCCCGCAGCCGGTCACGGCCTGA
- a CDS encoding ATP-binding cassette domain-containing protein, protein MIEAESLSKRYGETQALAGIDLTVPAGTILGVLGPNGAGKSTAVRILTTLARPTGGWARVAGHDVVTQAGEVRRRIGVTAQDATLDDALTGRQNLRMVAELAGLRRGAAAARATELLDRFELTHAAERQVRGYSGGMRRRLDLAASLVANPPVLFLDEPTTGLDPTSRARMWDVIRELVAAGTTLLLTTQYLDEADALADRVVVIDHGLIIANGTPTELKSAVGGTRLEVTLTTAHPGAVGALAPLVGGRVDVSQDGRRLRAAVDAGAGVATAVIRALDAVGAVVDDVAVHAPSLDDVFFALTGTDSTTQPTTDEPTAPLQRSGTDQAGASADASSDQLQGAL, encoded by the coding sequence ATGATCGAGGCCGAGAGCCTCAGCAAGCGCTACGGCGAGACGCAGGCGCTCGCCGGCATCGACCTGACCGTGCCGGCCGGCACGATCCTCGGCGTGCTAGGCCCGAACGGCGCCGGCAAGAGCACGGCCGTGCGCATCCTGACCACGCTGGCCAGGCCGACCGGCGGCTGGGCCAGGGTGGCGGGCCACGACGTCGTCACCCAGGCCGGCGAGGTCCGCCGCCGGATCGGCGTCACGGCCCAGGACGCGACCCTCGACGACGCCCTCACCGGCCGGCAGAACCTGCGGATGGTCGCCGAGCTGGCCGGCCTGCGCCGTGGCGCGGCCGCGGCCCGGGCCACCGAGCTGCTCGACCGGTTCGAGCTGACCCACGCGGCCGAGCGGCAGGTGCGCGGCTACTCCGGTGGCATGCGCCGCCGGCTCGACCTCGCGGCGAGCCTGGTCGCGAACCCGCCGGTGCTGTTCCTCGACGAGCCGACGACCGGCCTCGACCCGACCAGCCGGGCCCGGATGTGGGACGTCATCCGGGAGCTGGTCGCGGCCGGGACCACCCTGCTGCTCACCACCCAGTACCTCGACGAGGCGGACGCGCTGGCCGACCGCGTCGTGGTCATCGACCATGGCCTGATCATCGCGAACGGGACCCCGACCGAGTTGAAGAGCGCCGTCGGCGGAACCCGCCTGGAGGTCACGCTGACCACCGCCCACCCGGGGGCGGTCGGCGCGCTCGCGCCGCTGGTCGGGGGCCGGGTCGACGTCAGCCAGGACGGCCGGCGGCTGCGGGCCGCGGTCGACGCCGGAGCCGGGGTCGCCACCGCGGTGATCCGCGCGCTCGACGCGGTCGGCGCCGTCGTCGACGACGTCGCGGTGCACGCGCCGTCCCTCGACGACGTCTTCTTCGCCCTCACCGGCACCGACAGCACCACCCAGCCGACCACCGACGAGCCCACTGCTCCGCTTCAGCGAAGCGGGACCGACCAGGCCGGCGCGTCGGCCGACGCCTCCTCCGACCAGTTGCAGGGAGCCTTGTGA
- a CDS encoding ABC transporter permease — translation MTQLAPALDGATIPSVGTAARSGGLARAARDVIVLTRRNLIHIAREPLQLSDVLIQPVLFTLLFIYVLGGGISVHDASYKDFAVAGLIALNLTTASMGTAVGLTSDLSTGAIDRFRALPVWRAAVLVSRSLSDLLSALLCETMVILTGLAIGWRPHTSVPEFIAAMAIPLLFTYALTWATACLGLVSEGPESAQGIGLVILFPLAIVSNSMVPTSGMPAVVRAIADWNPVSSVAAATRDLMGNPNPSAQVHAWPMQHPVVAAVLWSLAILAVFAPLAVSLYRRRTTD, via the coding sequence ATGACCCAGCTCGCGCCGGCGCTAGACGGCGCCACCATCCCCTCCGTCGGCACCGCCGCCCGCTCCGGCGGCCTCGCCCGCGCCGCGCGGGACGTGATTGTCCTCACCCGCCGCAACCTCATCCACATCGCCCGCGAACCACTGCAGCTGTCCGACGTGCTCATCCAGCCGGTGCTGTTCACGCTGTTGTTCATCTACGTGCTCGGCGGCGGGATCTCGGTCCACGACGCCTCGTACAAGGACTTCGCGGTCGCCGGGCTGATCGCGCTGAACCTGACCACGGCGTCGATGGGAACGGCGGTCGGGCTGACGTCCGACCTGTCGACCGGGGCGATCGACCGGTTCCGGGCGCTTCCCGTCTGGCGGGCCGCGGTTCTCGTCAGCCGCTCGCTGTCAGACCTGCTGTCCGCGCTGCTCTGCGAGACGATGGTGATCCTGACCGGGCTCGCTATCGGGTGGCGGCCACACACCTCGGTGCCGGAGTTCATCGCGGCGATGGCGATCCCGCTGCTGTTCACCTACGCGTTGACCTGGGCGACGGCGTGCCTCGGCCTGGTCAGCGAGGGGCCGGAGAGCGCGCAGGGCATCGGGCTGGTCATCCTCTTCCCGTTGGCGATCGTGTCCAACTCGATGGTCCCCACCTCGGGAATGCCGGCGGTCGTGCGGGCGATCGCCGACTGGAACCCGGTCAGCTCGGTCGCCGCGGCGACCCGCGACCTGATGGGCAACCCGAACCCGTCCGCGCAGGTGCACGCCTGGCCGATGCAGCACCCGGTCGTCGCCGCGGTCCTCTGGTCGCTGGCGATCCTCGCGGTCTTCGCCCCGCTCGCGGTCAGCCTCTACCGCCGCCGGACCACCGACTGA
- a CDS encoding enoyl-CoA hydratase-related protein, producing MSEIRYEVSDGVAVVTLDAPTRRNALTLAMAAELVAALDEADADPRVGAVVIGGGASFCAGADRAVLGAAGTDPAADDHFTAIEAIYQAFLRVGQVKTPTIAAIRGAAVGAGMNLALAPDLRVVAHDARLISGFLRIGLHPGGGHFALLDRAAGRETAAAMGLFDAQLSGTRAVELGLAWTAVEDGAVDATAFELAARAAADPALARRAVASFRRETGNPGVSWDVGVEVERSPQMWSMRRKAKP from the coding sequence ATGAGCGAGATCCGTTACGAGGTCAGCGACGGTGTGGCCGTCGTGACGCTGGACGCGCCCACCCGGCGCAACGCCCTCACGCTGGCGATGGCGGCGGAGCTGGTCGCGGCGCTCGACGAGGCCGACGCGGACCCGCGGGTCGGCGCGGTCGTCATCGGCGGCGGCGCGTCGTTCTGCGCGGGCGCGGACCGCGCGGTCCTCGGCGCGGCCGGCACGGACCCCGCCGCCGACGACCACTTCACGGCCATCGAGGCGATCTACCAGGCCTTCCTGCGGGTCGGCCAGGTGAAGACGCCGACCATCGCGGCGATCCGCGGCGCGGCTGTCGGCGCCGGGATGAACCTGGCGCTGGCCCCCGACCTGCGGGTCGTCGCCCACGACGCCCGGCTGATCTCCGGCTTCCTGCGGATCGGCCTGCACCCCGGCGGCGGCCACTTCGCGCTGCTCGACCGCGCGGCCGGCCGGGAGACGGCGGCCGCCATGGGCCTGTTCGACGCGCAGCTGTCCGGAACCCGCGCGGTCGAGCTGGGCCTGGCGTGGACGGCCGTCGAGGATGGCGCTGTCGACGCCACCGCGTTCGAGCTGGCCGCCCGCGCCGCCGCCGACCCCGCCCTCGCCCGGCGCGCCGTCGCCTCCTTCCGCCGCGAGACCGGCAACCCGGGCGTCTCCTGGGACGTCGGCGTCGAGGTCGAACGCTCCCCCCAGATGTGGTCCATGCGCCGCAAAGCCAAGCCCTAG
- a CDS encoding GNAT family N-acetyltransferase has protein sequence MTSAGTSFTIPTVTTDRLILRAWCPDDIAPYTAMNADEETMKHNGGTFDTAGTWRLVTHLIGMWALRGFGMWAVELRETGEFVGRAGLYAAFEWPSVEAAWSIRRDLWGSGLATEAGAAAIAWGWATLPADHLISIIDPANIASQRVAAKLGFEVTGHGSVGPWKDQILYRLDRPPDG, from the coding sequence ATGACGTCCGCGGGCACTTCCTTCACGATCCCCACCGTGACTACGGACCGTCTGATCCTGCGCGCGTGGTGTCCAGACGACATCGCTCCCTATACGGCGATGAACGCCGACGAAGAGACGATGAAGCACAACGGCGGCACGTTCGACACTGCCGGCACGTGGCGTCTGGTCACCCACCTGATCGGCATGTGGGCGCTGCGCGGCTTCGGAATGTGGGCCGTCGAGCTGCGCGAGACCGGGGAGTTCGTCGGTAGGGCCGGCCTCTACGCCGCCTTCGAGTGGCCGTCAGTCGAAGCTGCCTGGTCGATCCGACGCGACCTTTGGGGCTCGGGCCTGGCGACCGAAGCTGGGGCCGCGGCCATCGCCTGGGGCTGGGCGACTCTGCCAGCGGACCATCTGATCTCGATCATCGACCCCGCCAACATCGCTTCACAGCGGGTCGCGGCCAAGCTCGGCTTCGAGGTCACCGGCCATGGCAGCGTCGGGCCCTGGAAGGATCAGATCCTCTACCGGCTAGACAGGCCGCCGGACGGCTGA
- a CDS encoding glycine-rich domain-containing protein, giving the protein MTTLAPPPTETPPTARHGRDILDPDLFARLTARLGADHPDVADNAERIIDQTSAFLATCAANPDARFSPSAAVDLGWHTFLLFTWDYAVFCREQAGRFLHHVPDEPGEAPAGVADRGATVAAIRQAGYEVHADLWFAAGQCSQCYQGCHDDPKGV; this is encoded by the coding sequence GTGACAACCCTCGCCCCACCACCCACCGAAACTCCGCCGACGGCACGACATGGCCGGGACATCCTCGACCCCGACCTGTTCGCCCGGCTCACCGCCCGGCTCGGAGCCGACCATCCGGACGTTGCCGACAATGCGGAACGGATCATCGACCAGACGTCCGCGTTCCTCGCGACCTGTGCCGCGAACCCCGACGCCCGCTTCAGCCCTTCGGCCGCCGTCGATCTGGGCTGGCACACCTTCCTGCTGTTCACCTGGGACTACGCCGTCTTCTGCCGTGAGCAGGCCGGCAGATTCCTGCACCACGTCCCCGACGAGCCCGGCGAGGCACCGGCCGGCGTCGCCGACCGCGGCGCTACCGTGGCCGCGATCCGCCAGGCCGGATACGAGGTGCACGCCGACCTGTGGTTCGCGGCCGGGCAGTGCAGCCAGTGCTACCAGGGTTGCCACGACGACCCGAAGGGGGTCTGA
- a CDS encoding aminoglycoside phosphotransferase family protein translates to MFGEAKRVDDLAGGLMPGMACRLHADNGIVFLKAVRADSPAFRLYVNETRVNAALPNDAPSPRLLWTAELNGWLLLVFPCLEGRTVDLSPASPDLPAVLDTLALLGKALTPSPWPTAPAVAANITALQEKAHRLLTRHDVGLPGRDLFADLLSGLDLDEFAGGSLVHYDIHAGNLLVTEQGVQVLDWAFAAAGAPWIDAAMLVPRLIEAGHSPAIAEDLVSRLPAWDSAPSDAVTRLAALWTLFRHYKALFGPADAREARVRATTAGRAWVEHRMALR, encoded by the coding sequence GTGTTCGGCGAGGCGAAGCGCGTCGACGATCTCGCCGGCGGGCTCATGCCGGGCATGGCGTGCCGCCTTCACGCGGACAACGGCATCGTCTTCCTCAAGGCGGTTCGCGCCGACAGTCCGGCTTTCCGTCTATATGTCAACGAGACGAGGGTGAATGCGGCCTTGCCGAACGACGCACCCTCGCCGCGACTGCTGTGGACGGCGGAGCTGAATGGCTGGCTGCTGCTGGTGTTCCCGTGCCTCGAAGGGCGGACCGTGGACCTCAGCCCGGCATCACCGGACCTGCCCGCCGTCCTCGACACGCTCGCCCTTCTCGGCAAGGCTCTGACCCCATCGCCGTGGCCGACCGCGCCGGCCGTCGCGGCGAACATCACCGCTCTGCAGGAGAAGGCTCACCGGCTTCTGACCCGTCACGACGTCGGGCTTCCCGGCCGCGACCTGTTCGCCGACCTGCTGTCCGGACTGGACCTCGACGAGTTCGCCGGCGGCAGCCTGGTCCACTACGACATCCACGCGGGCAACCTGCTGGTCACGGAGCAGGGCGTACAGGTCCTCGATTGGGCGTTCGCCGCCGCCGGTGCGCCGTGGATCGACGCCGCGATGCTGGTACCCCGCCTGATCGAAGCGGGCCACTCCCCAGCCATCGCGGAGGACCTCGTCTCCCGCCTGCCGGCTTGGGACTCCGCGCCGTCGGATGCCGTCACGCGCCTCGCCGCGCTCTGGACACTGTTCCGCCACTACAAGGCGCTGTTCGGACCGGCGGACGCCCGCGAGGCCCGTGTCCGGGCCACCACAGCTGGCCGGGCCTGGGTCGAGCACCGGATGGCCCTCCGGTAG